Genomic window (Deltaproteobacteria bacterium):
GCGAACGCTTGACCCTTCTCTCTCGCGTATTACCCTCGTCACCAGCGGCGACGATCAGATCGTTGAGCAGATTACCAAACAGCTCAACAAGTTAATCTGTGTCATCAAGGTTATCGATTTCCAAGACTCCCCATCCGTCGAACGCGAGATGGCGTTGATAAAAGTCGCCATCGACGAGCGCACGCGAGCTGAAGTGTTGAACATTGTGAACATCTTTCGCGCGAAAGTCATTGATGTTGACCCACGTTCATACATTATTGAGATTACCGGCGCCGAAGAAAAAATTGCCGCATTTCTCAACTTGCTGAGACCGCTCGGGATTAAAGAGATTGTCCGTACCGGGAAAGTTGCCATGCATCGCGGTGGACAAGCGTTGATGGATTCTAGCCGCGGCGAGGTTGTTGAATTAACCGGAAAGAAAAAGAAGGAGAAGGCCTCATGAGCATGAACATTTATTACGATAAAGACGCGAACCTTTCTCTGCTGAAGGGGAAGAAGGTCGCCATCGTGGGTTATGGAAGCCAGGGGCATGCCCATGCGTTGAACTTACGTGACAGCGGCATGGATGTGCGCATTGCGCTGAAAAAAGGCAGTAGCTCATGGCCAAAGGCTGAAAATGCCGGCTTTCTCGTTCAGGATGTCGCGGCTGCGGCTGCTGAATCTGACATCATCATGATTCTCACGCCTGATGAAGCAGCGAGTGGTATGTATGAAGCAGATATTCGCCCGCATATGAAAGCCGGTAAATATCTGGCCTGCGCACATGGCTTCAATATTCACTTCAAAAAGATTGTGCCACCTGCAGACGTTAACGTGTTCATGGTCGCCCCTAAAGGACCAGGACATTTGGTACGCAGCGAATTTGAAAAAGGCCAAGGTGTCCCTTGTTTGATTGCAGTCGCCCAAGACCCGTCTGGGAACAGTAAGCAGATTGCCCTGGCCTGGGCTTCGGCAATTGGTGGAGGGCGCGCTGCAATTCTCGAAACCAATTTCCGCGAGGAAACTGAGACCGATCTTTTTGGTGAACAATCAGTGTTGTGCGGTGGCTTGACCGAACTGATGCGTGCCGGGTTTGAGACGCTGGTCGAAGCAGGCTATGCACCAGAAATGGCCTATTTCGAATGTATTCATGAAATGAAATTGATCGTGGATCTCGTCTACGAAGGTGGCATCTCCAATATGCGCTATTCGATCAGCAACACGGCTGAGTATGGCGACATGACACGCGGGAAACGGATTGTTGGCGAGCAGACCCGCATAGAGATGAAGAAAATCCTGGCAGATATTCAAGCTGGTAAGTTTGCCGATGAGTGGATCAATGAATATCGTGCGGGGTTACCCAACTTCCTCAAGTTGCGCACAGAAGGCGCGAATCATCCAGCAGAAAAAGTCGGCGCAGAGCTGCGTGGCATGATGCCGTGGCTGCAACGTAACAAACTGGTTGATAAGACGAAAAACTAGGGGCTAGGGGCTGGAAGCTAGTACCGTGTCTCGCAAGTTCATGCGTGGTGAAATCGTAGGGCGCGTGCCACACGCCAGTGAGTTGGCGCGCTTCGCACGCCCTACAACTGCTCACGAAGTTATGAGACACGGTACTAGAGACTATTCACCCAGCCCCACCAAGCCTCAAGTCTCCAGCCGCTAGCCTCATCACAATGCATTTCGCCCGTGAGGGATACCCTCGCATCTTCGCTCTCGGCATTCTGTGCCTGGTTTCCAATCTCCTTGGTTTCCCTACGCTAGGACTGATTTTTCTTGTCCTCACCTTCTTTGTCGCATACTTTTTTCGTGACCCAGAACGATTCGCACCAGACGACGATCGTTATCTCGTCGCTCCCGCTGATGGTCGAGTGGTCACGATAGAACAGAATGTAGCGAACGAGCGTTGGCTCACCTCCCCTGCCACTCGCATCGGTATTTTCATGTCGCCGCTGAATGTCCACGTCAATCGTCTGCCGGTATCCGGGGTGGTGGAAAGCGTACAGTATCAAGCGGGGAAATTTCGCCCGGCGTTTGCTGAAGATGCGACACAAGTCAATGAGCAAAACGGCGTGACCGTGCAAGATGCTCAAGGTCGGCGTGTTGTCTTTGTTCAGGTTGCCGGCATTCTTGCCCGTCGGATTGTCTGTTCACTCAAAGGCGGTGAGCGTGTCCGCCAGGGTGAGCGATATGGTATAATTATGCTCGGTTCTCGGGTTGATCTGTACTGTCCGGTGGACGCGCAGATCAAGATTCAAGTGGGTCAAGTTGTGAAAGCTGGCGAGACCATCGTCGCCGAATATGTGTAGCACCTCGGCAGGCGATACTCACTGTAACCGTTGCATGAAAGAAAAGAAGACTTCAGCATGAATGCACCACGGCCGAAGATTCGAGCCCTTCCCACGCCACCCAAAGTTGAAAAAGAGCGTCGCAGCATTTCCCCTCCTTTACGCAAAGGGGTGTATATTCTGCCCAATTTGTTCACCACAGGCGGACTCTTCTGTGGCTTCTATGCAATTATTGCCACCCTTCGTGAAGATTACCTCATTGCTGCGATTGCGGTCCTCGTCGCAATGGTGTTCGACGCGTTAGATGGTCGCATCGCACGTTTGACCCACACGTCGAGTTCGTTTGGCGTGCAGTATGATTCGCTCTCCGACCTTATCGCTTTCGGCGTCGCGCCAGGGGTACTCGCGTATCGTTGGGCCTTGGAACCGTGGGGAGCGTGGGGCTGGCTGGCAGCAGCACTATATGTGACATGTGGGGCATTACGACTCGCCCGCTTCAACGTCCAGGTCGAAATAGTCGACAAGAACAACTTTGTCGGCTTACCTATACCAGCGGCCGCAGCAGTCGTCGCAGTAACGATTCAAATGTACTATTTCCTCGGAGGCGAGGGTGCAACCAATAAACACCTGACCCTCCTGTTACTTGTCTACGCATTGGCTGCACTTATGGTGAGCACGTTACCGTATTATAGCTTTAAAGGCTTGAAACTACGCCACCGGCAGCCATTTTGGATTCTCATCGCAGCGATAGTCGTCATACAGATGACCATTGCTGCGCCACAAATTATGCTGTTCACCATCTGCTCACTGTACGCGCTCTCCGGGCCAGTTCGTTTTCTCATTGGCAGAGGAAGAACCAAACCGCAAGTGACGGAAGGTCCCCCTCCCGAAGAAGAATATTTGACCCCACCCTTCCCTCAAGGCCTTGACAGTAGCGAGAAAAGTCGTCTATAGGTACCAAGCATGTCAATTCTCTCTCTTGGACTCTTGTTAGGACTGCTCGGCCTACTGCTGGCCCTGCTGCTTACGACCCCGCCTGGGGAGTCCGAGAGGAGTGCATAAAACGCATGTGAATCTCGGAGGCCACGGGCGGGATAACCAACCCCCGTGGCCTCTTGCTTTGAAGGGCTGCGGGTAAACTCGCAGCCCTTTTTTGTTGTGTGAGCTTGTAAGGAGGAACTGTATGGAACGGGAAGTTGTCAAAATATTTGATACGACCTTGAGAGACGGTGAGCAGTCTCCCGGTGCGACGATGAATATCGAAGAGAAGGTCATGATCGCCCGGCAACTGGAAAACCTGAAAGTCGATGTCATCGAGGCCGGGTTTGCCGCCTCTTCGGACGGTGATTTCGAGTCGGTAAAACGCGTTGCTGAACTGGTCACGACCCCAATCGTTTTGAGTCTGGCGCGTACCAAAGAACTCGATGTCACCCGCGCGATCAAAGCCGTCGAAAAAGCCAAGCGTCCCGGCATCCATATCTTTATCGCCACCTCCGATATTCATCTCAAACATAAGCTGATGATGAGCCGCCAAGAGGCGCTCGATGCAACCGTGTGGGCTATTAGCTTTGCCAAAAAGTACCTCGACTACATCGAATTCTCCGCAGAAGATGCGTCACGTTCCGACCGCGACTATCTCGTGCAGCTCTTTGGTGAAGCCATCAAGGTTGGAGCCGTGACTATCAATGCTCCGGATACGGTCGGGTATGCCATTCCGCAGCAGTACGGCGAACTCTTCAAGTATCTGCGCGAGAAAACCCCTGGCGCCAATAAAGTCACCTGGAGTGCGCATTGTCACAATGATCTGGGCCTCGCAGTTGCCAACTCGCTTGCGGCAATCCAGAACGGCGCCCGTCAAGTTGAATGCACAATCAACGGTATTGGTGAACGTGCCGGCAACACGTCGATGGAAGAAGTGGTCATGGCATTGCGCACCCGTGAAGATGTGTTCGCAAACGTCAAAACCAATGTCATCTCTGAGCACATCGCGCCTGCGAGTCAAACGCTTGCTCAGGTCACCGGCTTAGCGGTACCGCAGAACAAGCCTATCGTGGGTGCCAATGCCTTTGCGCATGAAGCCGGTATTCACCAAGATGGAGTCCTCAAGTACAAACTCACCTACGAGATCATGAGGCCGCAAGATGTGGGTCTCGACAGCAACAAGCTGGTCTTAGGGAAGCACTCAGGGCGCCATGCATTTATCGATCGCCTTAAACATCTTGGCATCGACTACACCGGTGTTGATATGAACAAAGCCTTTGAGCGCTTCAAGACGTTAGCGGATAAGAAGAAGAACGTGTATGACGAAGACCTCATTGCTATCGTGACTGAAGAAGCCGTGCGTGGAGCTGAGAAGTACGAGTTAGTGTATCTCAATGTGACATCCTCAAGCATGGCCGTGCCGCATGCGACAGTGAAGATGAAAGTTGAAGAGCAAGAGTTTGTCGATAGCGCATCCGGTGACGGCATGGTCGATGCATGTTACAAGGCGATTGCCAAGATCGCAGGATTTGAGCCGAAACTGGAACGGTATTCAGTGAAGTCGATTACTGGTGGAACTGATGCTCAAGGTGAAGTGACGTGCCTGCTGCGTGAGAATGGCGCCTCGGTCAACGGTCAAGGCTCACATACTGACATCATTATGGCGAGCGCACTGGCATACGTGAATGCACTCAACAAACTTGCCCATCGTGATCGCTATGGTCATCAGGCGGGGCTGCATCGGGAAGGACCGTGAAGACAGGCTAGGAGTCTGGGAGTCTAGGAGTCTAGGAGTCTAGGAGTCTAGAGCATGGGAGCGCGGGCGTCTTGCCCGCAAGTCTAGTAGGGTGGGCACCGCCCGCCTATCCGATCAATGACAAGGGAGCAAGGAATGGCACATAAAATAGCGGTCTTTGCCGGTGACGGCATTGGCACTGAAGTAATGGAAGAAGCGCTGCAAGCGCTCAAAATTGTCGAGCAAAAGTTTGGTCTCAGTTTCAACTGCGAAAAAGCCTTAGCAGGTGGTTGTTCGATTGATGCGCATGGTGTGGCACTAACCGACTCTGCGTTGCGTGTTGCTAAAGAAAGCGAGGCTGTGCTGCTGGGGGCGGTTGGTGGACCAAAGTGGGATGATCCGAAATCAACCGTCCGACCGGAACAAGCTATTCTCGGCTTGCGCAAAGAACTGAGCCTCTATGCGAACCTGCGACCGATCCAGTTGAATCGTCATCTGATTAATTCATCTACCCTCAAACCAGAAGTATTGGATGGGGTTGATCTCATCGTCGTACGCGAACTCACTGGCGGTGTGTACTATGGCAAACCGAGTGAGCGTCGCACGGGCCCTGCCGGACGTGAAGCCGTTGATACGATCTTCTACACCGAAGGTGAGGTTGCCCGTCTCATGCGTGCGTCATTTGAACTCGCGCGTAAGCGCCGTAAGAAACTGACTTCGGTTGATAAAGCTAACATCATGGCGACCTCGCGGATGTGGCGTGAAGTCGCGCATGAAGTTGCCAAAGAATATCCAGACGTGCAGTACGAAGATGTTCTTGTGGATGCCATGTCGATGCACTTAATCCGTCGCCCGAAGGATTTTGACGTGATTGCAGCAGAGAACATGTTTGGTGACATTCTTACGGATGAAGCCTCGATGCTGGCCGGTTCGATGGGACTATTGCCATCAGCTTCATTAGGTGAAGGCAAGAAAGGGCTCTACGAGCCGATTCACGGTACTGCACCGGACATTGCCGGGCAAAATAAAGCAAATCCCCTGGCGATGATTCTCTCAACTGCGTTAATGCTGCGTCTATCGTTTGATCAAGAGAAAGCTGCGCAAGCGATTGAGAAGGCCGTTGATGATGTGCTCGCGGCTGGCTATCGCACTGGCGACATCGCACAACCGGAATGTCGCTTAGTGAGCTGTACCGAGATGGGCAAGCTCGTGCGCGATAAGCTGCAGCAGCAATAACTAGAATCCTTTGGCTGTAGGTGCCCTCTCCCTAATGGAGCGTAACAGCCTACCTTTTAGGGGTAGGCTGTTACGCTGAGAAAAGACGAGCCGTCATTCCCGCGAATGCGGGAATCCAGGGAGAATACGCAATCGTTCAGGGGTGAAGCTCCTGGATGCCCGCCTGCGCGGGCATGACGAACAGGCGGACCCTCACGACGGGAAATCCGCGCCAATTGTGGCTTGGATAAGAAACCTACCCTTATGAGAGAGACAGGGCGAGGGGTATTGTAGGGGCGACCCTATGTGGTCGCCCGTTCTGAAAGGGAGGAGGCCATGCCCACCCACCAAGACCTGATTCTCGATCAATTCAGCAAACAAGTAGTGCCGTTCGCGACCGCACCAGGCATCAAAGACGAAGAGGCGCTCAAGCTGGTCGTAGACTTCACCGGTGTGACAGCAGACGACACGGTTCTTGATGTAGCGTGTGGTCCTGGCTTGATTGTCTGTGCCTTTGCTCCACATGTCCGACACGTGACCGGCATCGATATAGTTCCGGCCATGATCGACCACGCACGTGGACTCCAACAACAAAAAGGTCTGATGAATATCACCTGGCAAGTTGGCACGGTACAGCCACTGCCATATCCCGATGCGTCGTTTTCAATTGTCACTTCTCGTTATGCGTTTCATCATTTCATGGACCCAGAAGGTGTTCTGACGGAGATGAAGCGTGTCTGTAAACCAGGTGGAAAAGTCGTGGTCATCGATGCCGCGATATCTCCCGATCCAGCCAAGGCTGCCGCCTACAACCGTGCTGAGAAGCTCCGCGATCCTTCTCACACCCGCGCATTAGCACTGGTAGAGTTCGAACTACTCTTCAAATGGGTCGAACTACCCGCACCGCGCAAGACCTCCTACAAAGTCGAATCTGATCTTGACGACGCACTGCAGCGTTCGTTTCCCAATTCTGGTGACGCTGACAAATTACGACAGATGCTTATGGAATCGCTCGATGATGACGGCTTAGGCGTCGATGCGCGCCGAGAAAACGGTAAGATCCGATTTGCCTATCCGATCGCGGTGTTGGTGGCAGAGAAATAGAATACGATCAAAGGCTATTCCCTGACAGAGACGAGATTCAAGACTTTTGCTTGTACGCCTTCCATAATCGCATCTCTCACAAAAGCACTGGCGTTGAGAATTTCTATGCCGATCAATTCGCCTTTTTCATTGAGCTCTGCCGTGATGTTGGGGCTCACTTCGATACTGTTTGCTTCTGCCTCATCAGAAATGGCGAGATGGAGAATATCTTCCTGCTCGAAGTATGCTAACTTTGGCTGCTTCATGGTCTGAACCTTCCTGTCCGTAACCGAAAGTCCACCTGCTGTCTTGTTGTGACGTGAACGGTGACCGGCGTTAGAGTATCATCTTCCTGATCGTATGGCACCAGTATTGTATGATTTCCATGTCGTCCAATAGCTACACTACGTTGCGTTGCCGTATCAAAATATCTCTCTTCGGAGAATCTCACAATTTGCTCAATAATGGTGAGATCAAATCCCCGTAGCCGTGCTCGGTACTTAAAGTAATCAGTCCAGATCACCATCTCTTTTCACTTGCCCTACCTCACTCTTAGGCATGATATACTCCTAACGAGCTTCAGCTAGCAAGGATAACGTTTCTTTCCTGAAACGTAAATCGTACAGTAATGGTTATCTGGATTCCATTGGGGCCACGAAGCCTTAACCTCATAGCGGTAAGATGCTGACGCAGAAGTCCTGGTTTTGCGCGTTTGGCACGGATATGTTCGATACGCACTGGCTGTTTAGTCAGAATAGCAAGGGCAAGGGAAGTACGCAGAATCTGCCCACCTCCTTCACCTTGTGATTCGTCAATTTTATTCGATCAACTAAAACTGACGGAAGTCATCAAAGTCTGTCGTACCTCGAAAAATCTTGCTGATGTCGGGCGCAAGCTCTTTGCTACGAGCATGGCAAGGCGACGTAGTGCCAACGATACCGATCGTCTACACAAATACCTCGCACGCTTTGGCTTGACGTGGCAAGAGGTCGTGGGGAAATCGTAGCGACGTGCGAGATATCGTACGTCGCTCGCCCTCACACCGACCAAGACCTTCAAGCTGTTTTCTTTGCCCAGCGATCCCAATGAATCACGGCCTCGACCGACTGCCGTTTGGTTGGACCGAAATTCCCTTGTGGATATCCAAGCGGCAGCAACGCGCTGACTTCCATTTCTGCTGGGATACCCAGTTTCTGCTTTAGCTCTTCTTCAAAGCAACAGTGAATGGTGGTGATGACAGTTCCCACACCGAGTGCCCGACAAGCTAACATGATGTTCTGCACTGCTGGATAGATTGATCCATGTACCGTGGCGACACTGGCTCGTTCGTAGCCAAACTTCGCAAACGGTGGATAATCTTGACGTGCGCACGCAAGTAAGATCACCGGGACTTCGTGCAAATGTTCGGCTAAATGAGCAGCGGCCTGATACATACGCATCCGCGCGGGCGGAAGATCTGCAGGCATTGGGCGATCTGCAGCTAGCTTTTGCCACATGCCATAATACCGATCGCGGATGAAACGCTTGCCGTCAGCGTCACGTACCAGAACAAATGCCCAGTCCTGTAGATTGCCACCACTTGGCGCATGAATGCCAGCCTCAATAATTTTCTTGAGCGTCGCTTCGGGAATCGGATCGGATTTGAGTCGCCGCATCGCTCGCATCGAGTACATAATGTCAAACAGTTGAGCTTCTGCCATTGCTGATTCCTCCTCTTTGGTCTGCGGCGCTTATAGCGTACGTCCTGACCAAGTGCCAGGTCGGAAAACTATCTTTGACGTGACGCATTTCGCAGTTTAGGGTAGACCTCATCACTCAGCTAATCTGTAGTGATGTATTTGTCGTACTGGGGGGTGAGGGATGATGAACCTCTCAAGAGTTCTGACTCTTGGTTTCTGGAAAAAGTTCTTGTTGTGGAGCCTTATCGGACTTGCGGTCTTCACACTCTTCGGCTTCTTTGGGTTACCTTATATTTTGCAGTACGTCGTGGAGACCCAAGCAACCAAACTGTTGCATCGCCAGACAACTGTCCACGAAGTACGCTTTAACCCCTTTCATCTCACGTTACAAATGAAAGGACTCAACATAAAGGATCGCAATGGTTCTGATCCATTTGTTTCGTTTGAGGAGTTAGCCCTTGATCTTGAAGCGGCCTCAATATGGGAGCGCGGTCCTATTGTCCGCGACATTTTGCTTCGCTCTCCTCACCTTGCAATCGTCCGCAATGACGATCAGTCATATAATTTTTCCGATCTGCTCGAAGAATTCACAGCTAAGCCAGAACCACAACCAGAACCTCCACCAGCAACAGAGCCGCTCCGCTTCTCTTTCAATAACATTCGCCTGGAAAATGGCCGGATCGATTTCGACGACCGACCAAAAAAATCTCAACATACAGTCGCCGATCTCAACATTGGTGTGCCATTTCTGTCGAATCTGCCCTACGACATTGACGTGTACACCCAACCCTCGTTTTCGGTGAACGTGAACGGGACACCGATAAACCTTACAGGGCGCAGTAAACCGTTCAGCGATTCGCGGGAGACGGCACTCGATGTGAATATCAATAACATTGAACTGCCAAAGTACCTGGAGTACGTCCCTGCCGACCTCCGCTTTAAGCTCACGTCCGGTAGTCTCAGTACCAAGCTCGCATTGTCCTTTACCCAGCCACAGGAACAAACGCCGGCGTTGATCGTTAACGGTAAGATCGGCCTCAATCAGTTAGCAGTGACCGATCTTGAAGGGCATCCGATTGTGACGTTGCCGTTGCTAGATGTACCAGTCGAGTCACTTGATGTGTTTGGCCGTAAAGTCAATCTTGGCACGATCCTCCTGCAAGGACCGGAAATCCATCTGCAACTCGATAAAGCAGGTGTACTCAATGTGACGACCTTGGTTGGCGACCAGAAGGCGGAAACCAAGATAGCAACAGTGAGTGAGTCACAAGGAGAAAGTACGACGGGGCAACAACCAGTCGAGTCGGAAAAAACAGAGGAACCGAAGACAGAAGCAGCTCCGCTGCCACACGGGA
Coding sequences:
- a CDS encoding 2-isopropylmalate synthase, which translates into the protein MEREVVKIFDTTLRDGEQSPGATMNIEEKVMIARQLENLKVDVIEAGFAASSDGDFESVKRVAELVTTPIVLSLARTKELDVTRAIKAVEKAKRPGIHIFIATSDIHLKHKLMMSRQEALDATVWAISFAKKYLDYIEFSAEDASRSDRDYLVQLFGEAIKVGAVTINAPDTVGYAIPQQYGELFKYLREKTPGANKVTWSAHCHNDLGLAVANSLAAIQNGARQVECTINGIGERAGNTSMEEVVMALRTREDVFANVKTNVISEHIAPASQTLAQVTGLAVPQNKPIVGANAFAHEAGIHQDGVLKYKLTYEIMRPQDVGLDSNKLVLGKHSGRHAFIDRLKHLGIDYTGVDMNKAFERFKTLADKKKNVYDEDLIAIVTEEAVRGAEKYELVYLNVTSSSMAVPHATVKMKVEEQEFVDSASGDGMVDACYKAIAKIAGFEPKLERYSVKSITGGTDAQGEVTCLLRENGASVNGQGSHTDIIMASALAYVNALNKLAHRDRYGHQAGLHREGP
- the pssA gene encoding CDP-diacylglycerol--serine O-phosphatidyltransferase gives rise to the protein MNAPRPKIRALPTPPKVEKERRSISPPLRKGVYILPNLFTTGGLFCGFYAIIATLREDYLIAAIAVLVAMVFDALDGRIARLTHTSSSFGVQYDSLSDLIAFGVAPGVLAYRWALEPWGAWGWLAAALYVTCGALRLARFNVQVEIVDKNNFVGLPIPAAAAVVAVTIQMYYFLGGEGATNKHLTLLLLVYALAALMVSTLPYYSFKGLKLRHRQPFWILIAAIVVIQMTIAAPQIMLFTICSLYALSGPVRFLIGRGRTKPQVTEGPPPEEEYLTPPFPQGLDSSEKSRL
- a CDS encoding phosphatidylserine decarboxylase family protein; amino-acid sequence: MHFAREGYPRIFALGILCLVSNLLGFPTLGLIFLVLTFFVAYFFRDPERFAPDDDRYLVAPADGRVVTIEQNVANERWLTSPATRIGIFMSPLNVHVNRLPVSGVVESVQYQAGKFRPAFAEDATQVNEQNGVTVQDAQGRRVVFVQVAGILARRIVCSLKGGERVRQGERYGIIMLGSRVDLYCPVDAQIKIQVGQVVKAGETIVAEYV
- the leuB gene encoding 3-isopropylmalate dehydrogenase, with protein sequence MAHKIAVFAGDGIGTEVMEEALQALKIVEQKFGLSFNCEKALAGGCSIDAHGVALTDSALRVAKESEAVLLGAVGGPKWDDPKSTVRPEQAILGLRKELSLYANLRPIQLNRHLINSSTLKPEVLDGVDLIVVRELTGGVYYGKPSERRTGPAGREAVDTIFYTEGEVARLMRASFELARKRRKKLTSVDKANIMATSRMWREVAHEVAKEYPDVQYEDVLVDAMSMHLIRRPKDFDVIAAENMFGDILTDEASMLAGSMGLLPSASLGEGKKGLYEPIHGTAPDIAGQNKANPLAMILSTALMLRLSFDQEKAAQAIEKAVDDVLAAGYRTGDIAQPECRLVSCTEMGKLVRDKLQQQ
- a CDS encoding nitroreductase family protein yields the protein MAEAQLFDIMYSMRAMRRLKSDPIPEATLKKIIEAGIHAPSGGNLQDWAFVLVRDADGKRFIRDRYYGMWQKLAADRPMPADLPPARMRMYQAAAHLAEHLHEVPVILLACARQDYPPFAKFGYERASVATVHGSIYPAVQNIMLACRALGVGTVITTIHCCFEEELKQKLGIPAEMEVSALLPLGYPQGNFGPTKRQSVEAVIHWDRWAKKTA
- a CDS encoding DUF2283 domain-containing protein; the encoded protein is MKQPKLAYFEQEDILHLAISDEAEANSIEVSPNITAELNEKGELIGIEILNASAFVRDAIMEGVQAKVLNLVSVRE
- the ilvN gene encoding acetolactate synthase small subunit, with product MDHTISILVENEFGVLARVVGLFSGRGFNIESLSVARTLDPSLSRITLVTSGDDQIVEQITKQLNKLICVIKVIDFQDSPSVEREMALIKVAIDERTRAEVLNIVNIFRAKVIDVDPRSYIIEITGAEEKIAAFLNLLRPLGIKEIVRTGKVAMHRGGQALMDSSRGEVVELTGKKKKEKAS
- a CDS encoding class I SAM-dependent methyltransferase encodes the protein MPTHQDLILDQFSKQVVPFATAPGIKDEEALKLVVDFTGVTADDTVLDVACGPGLIVCAFAPHVRHVTGIDIVPAMIDHARGLQQQKGLMNITWQVGTVQPLPYPDASFSIVTSRYAFHHFMDPEGVLTEMKRVCKPGGKVVVIDAAISPDPAKAAAYNRAEKLRDPSHTRALALVEFELLFKWVELPAPRKTSYKVESDLDDALQRSFPNSGDADKLRQMLMESLDDDGLGVDARRENGKIRFAYPIAVLVAEK
- the ilvC gene encoding ketol-acid reductoisomerase; this encodes MNIYYDKDANLSLLKGKKVAIVGYGSQGHAHALNLRDSGMDVRIALKKGSSSWPKAENAGFLVQDVAAAAAESDIIMILTPDEAASGMYEADIRPHMKAGKYLACAHGFNIHFKKIVPPADVNVFMVAPKGPGHLVRSEFEKGQGVPCLIAVAQDPSGNSKQIALAWASAIGGGRAAILETNFREETETDLFGEQSVLCGGLTELMRAGFETLVEAGYAPEMAYFECIHEMKLIVDLVYEGGISNMRYSISNTAEYGDMTRGKRIVGEQTRIEMKKILADIQAGKFADEWINEYRAGLPNFLKLRTEGANHPAEKVGAELRGMMPWLQRNKLVDKTKN